TCGCTGTGATGCACCCGGTGGAAGTGCCTCGAAATAGCGGATGACGGCCTGAGGTCCGCTCGTCCAGACGTATCCATAGAGACGTGCCGGTGCCTCCAGCGTCCCCAGGTCGTCGATCAACACACTCTCGACACGCCCTTCGTGCAGGGTGACGGACCGGCCATGCATCTGGTTCACATCGAATTCGACGCTCGCGCCGTCCCCCACGCCCAATCGCAGATAGCGCATGGCTTTGAGCGCCTCTTCCGGGCATTTCTCGGGCCCGGGAGTTCCGTCGGACCGCAGACTCACTTTCCCTGTCGCGGTACCAGCGCAACCCGTGATCAGGGCCATGCAGAAAAGACCGCGCGCGAACTCAAACGTCCTGGAAGCCATCCCGTGGACCTTAGAGGAACTTGTCCACGATGAAGACACCGCCTCGTGAGTACTTGAGGACGGCGGTTCCCGGGAGAGAGCCGGACAACTTCAGCATCTGTCCCTTGGCCATGCGAACCACCGCACAGATGGGAACCCGCGCCGCCGAATCCGGGGGACGCGCCTCGTAGTAGCGGATGACCACCTGGGGCCCACTTGTCCATACGTAGCCGTAGAGCCGAGTGGGCGAGTCCAGCGGGCCCAGATCACTCAACAGCATGCTTTCGACCCGGCCCTCGTACAGCGTGACGGGTTCGACGTCGCCCTGGTTCACATCGAACTCAACGATCGCGCCGGCCCCCACTGGCAGCCGCAGATAGCGCATCGCCTCGAGCGCTTCTTCCGAGCACCGCTCGGGTCCTGGTGTCCCGTCGGATCGAAGCGACACCCGGCCCATCGTCGAGCCTGCGCATCCCGAGGCCAGCACCGACAAGGCAAGACAGCACACACGTTCGAACTTCCTGGAGACCATTGCCCGGCTCTTACTCACGCACCAACTGGGGGTCCAACAGCACAGCGGCCAGAAGACGCCCATCGTGCTGGTAGACCTCCAGCGCCAGCTCCTCGAACTTCCCCTCTCGGTTGAGGAACGCGCTGCGGTCCACCACGAACGCGATGGCACCTGTCTGGCCCACGGCGATCGACTCGCGTTCGGCCCGAATGGCCACGGTCTTCGGCGCGCGACTGGCTGACGCGAAGAGCTTCGTCTGGGACAGGCGCCAGGTCCGGCGCTCGCTCTGATTCGTCACGCTGAGCATGACCGCCGCTTTGCCCCTGCCCGAATAGACCGTCATCGAGAGTTGGGCATCCACGTCATATCCACGCCACGTATGCTGCCGCTTGAACGGCGTTTGCGCTGCCGCCCCCGACACCAGTAGCGCGGCCAGCGCGTGGTCCGCGGAGGTCTCCTCTTCACGCAGCCGCGCGTTCTCCTCTTCCAACTCGTTCTTCGCCTTGAGCGTGCGCGACAGGACGGAGACCAGGGACTGATAGTTCTCCCGATCCTTGAAGACGTCCACCTGCTGATCCGTCCAGCCACCCTCCTCAGTGAAAGGCGGCCGCAGCAGGAACGACATCGAGGTCCCATCCGCGAGCGTCACGAGCAGGGGAACGCTCTCATCCGGCCCCAGGGCTCGAAGGGGCTCGATCACCACCCGCTTTCCCTCGACCAGCAGCGGCTCGAAACGCCCCTCCCATCCGAGCAGCTTCGTCTTCAGCGGATCGCAGGGTTGCTCGAACCGGAGCACCGTCACGATCTGCCCCGCCACGTAGATGCGATGGGCCGCGTCGTCCGGGTGCTCCGACAGCACCAGGGTCCGGACCTGCGCTTTCTCTCGCGGCCCCGCCAGGGCGGGCGTTGCAACGAGGAAGAACAAGGCAACGAACCAGCCAGGTAGGGCGTTCGGCATCGAACCTGGACCCTACCCAAGCCGCCCGTTTAACGCCAATCTTCCGGACCGGCCTCTTATGCACCAAGTGGCGTCCACGAACATGCAGCGGCTGCTGGCCGAAATCTCCGCCCACCACTTCCCCAATCCACCCGCCACGCCCTCCCAGATCGCTGCCTTCGAGGCGTGCGTTGGATGGAGGCTCGATGAGGAACTGCGCGCCTTCTACCTGCACTGCGATGGCGCGGCCCTCTTCCGGCCCTTCCCGGACGCGAACTACCACCTGCTGCCTCTAGAGCAGATCCGCAGGGCCCGCGTGGCCATGCGCCCAGGCGACGATGACCGGTTCGGCTCCGCGTCCTGGTACACGCTGGTGGATCTCCAGGACTCCGACTACGTCATCCTGGACGTCGCCCATCCAGTGAATGGCCGGTACCCACTCCTCGACGCGTACCACGAGACTTTTCCCGAGGGAGTACGCCCCATCGCAGTGTCCTTCAGCGACTTCCTGGAGAAGGCGCTCACCAGTGCCGACAGCTATTTCTGGCTGAAGGGGTGAGCGCCCCACCAGGGCCCGCCCCCGAACCTCAGCCCTGTTTCAGCGCCGCGCCAATCGCGTTCCCGAACGGCGCCGTGGGCCTGCCAATCAACCGGCTCAGCGTGCGGCTCGTGTCATTCAGCTCCCCACGAGCCAGGCCCGCGTCCGCGTCCGCCAGAGTGTCCGCGAAGGGCTTGGGCACTCCCACCGCCTGGAGCGCCGCGGAGAACTCCGCCACCGGCAGGTCCACGTACTTCACCGGCTTGCCCGACTGGCGCGACAGCTCCGCCACGTACTCCGGCAGGCTGAAGCTGGAGTCCCCCGCCAGCTCGTACACCTGGTTCTCGTGGCCCGTGCCCGTCAGCACCGCCACCGCCGCGTCCGCGTACTCCTGGCGCGTCGCCGTCGCCACCCGGCCCTCCTTCGCGCTGCCCTGCACCACGCCGTACTGGAGCGCCGGAGCGATGTGCTCCGTGTAGTTCTCCACGTACCAGCCGTTGCGCAGGAACACATACGGGATGCCCGACGCGCGGATGGCCTCCTCCGTCGCCTTGTGCTCCCCCGCCAGCGACAGGCTGCTCCTGTCCGCGAACAGGATGCTCGTGTAGGCCAGCAGCCTCACGCCCGCCTTCTTCGCCGCCTCAATCACCGCCGAGTGCTGCGGGAAGCGCTTGCCCACCTCGTTCGCGGAGATGAGCAGCACCGTGTCCCCCTTCGAAAACGCCCCGTTCAGCGTCTCCGGCCGGTCGTAGTCCACCTGCCGCACCTGCACGCCGCGCTCGGCCCAGGCCTTCGCCTTGTCCGGATTGCGCACCGCCACCGCCACCTGGCCCGCCGGCACCTTCTTCAGCAACCCCTCCACGACGAACTGGCCCAGCTTCCCCGAGGCTCCCGTGACCACGAACATGGCTCCGCCCTTTCCTTCCCGCGCTCCAGGCGCGACATCGAACTGGGCTTACCGTAACGGGGGTACTCACTTTCCGTAAGTACGCACCTCATGGTAAGTGTCCCGTCATGAAGGCAAGCAAGGGCAGTGCATTGCTGGAGAAGGTGAAGCAGCGCGGGGACCTGTACGCGCCGATGTGTCCCTCGCGCGGCGTGCTGGAGCACGTCACCAGCCAGTGGGGCGTGCTGGTGCTCGTCGCGCTCAAGGAGGAGGGCACCCACCGCTTCAGCGAGCTGCGCCGCAAGGTGGGCGGGGTCAGCGAGAAGATGCTCGCCCAGACGCTCCAGGCCCTGGAGCAGGACGGCTTCGTGCACCGCGAGGCCCACCCCGTGATTCCCCCTCACGTCGACTACAGCCTCACGCCCCTGGGCGAAGAGGTCGCCGTCCACGTGGAGGCGCTGACCTCCTGGATCGAGGACAACCTCCCCCGGGTGATGACCGCCCGGACCCAGGCGCAGCCCCGCAAGAAGGCCTCCTGAGAGGCCCCGGGCCTGCCTGCCCGGGTGCCCTCCAGCGGGACGAACGGGAGCGAAGGAGACAGGCCCGCGTTAAGACTGCTCCCGTGCCCGCCGACACCCCGCTCAAGGTCCGCATTCTCGATGCCATCCGCGATGTCCCGGCCGTCCAGTGGGATGCCCTGGTCGCCGACGGCGCGCCCCCCTTCGTGCGCCACGCGTGGCTGTCCGCCATGGAGGAGAGCGGCAGCGCCACCGAGGACACCGGCTGGGCCCCCCATCACCTGACGCTGTGGCGGGGCAAGAAGCTGGTCGCCGCCGCGCCCGCGTACCTCAAGTTCCACAGCATGGGCGAGTACATCTACGACTTCGGCTGGGCCAACGCCGCCGCCCAGTTGGGCGTGGAGTACTACCCGAAGCTGCTCGTGGGCGGCCCCCTGTCCCCCGCCACCGTGCCGCGCTTCCTCACCGCCCCCGGAGAGGACGCGAAGGCCTTGCGCCTCGCGCTCCTCCAGGCCGCCGTGGACAGCGCCCAGGAGCAGGACTGCTCCGGCGTGCACGTGCTCTACCCCACGGACGAGGAG
The sequence above is drawn from the Corallococcus sp. NCRR genome and encodes:
- a CDS encoding serine/threonine protein kinase; the protein is MRYLRLGVGDGASVEFDVNQMHGRSVTLHEGRVESVLIDDLGTLEAPARLYGYVWTSGPQAVIRYFEALPPGASQRVPICAVARTAKGQMRKLPGSAPGTAVLEFSGGGVFIVDEFL
- a CDS encoding serine/threonine protein kinase, yielding MVSRKFERVCCLALSVLASGCAGSTMGRVSLRSDGTPGPERCSEEALEAMRYLRLPVGAGAIVEFDVNQGDVEPVTLYEGRVESMLLSDLGPLDSPTRLYGYVWTSGPQVVIRYYEARPPDSAARVPICAVVRMAKGQMLKLSGSLPGTAVLKYSRGGVFIVDKFL
- a CDS encoding DUF2381 family protein — encoded protein: MFFLVATPALAGPREKAQVRTLVLSEHPDDAAHRIYVAGQIVTVLRFEQPCDPLKTKLLGWEGRFEPLLVEGKRVVIEPLRALGPDESVPLLVTLADGTSMSFLLRPPFTEEGGWTDQQVDVFKDRENYQSLVSVLSRTLKAKNELEEENARLREEETSADHALAALLVSGAAAQTPFKRQHTWRGYDVDAQLSMTVYSGRGKAAVMLSVTNQSERRTWRLSQTKLFASASRAPKTVAIRAERESIAVGQTGAIAFVVDRSAFLNREGKFEELALEVYQHDGRLLAAVLLDPQLVRE
- a CDS encoding SMI1/KNR4 family protein encodes the protein MQRLLAEISAHHFPNPPATPSQIAAFEACVGWRLDEELRAFYLHCDGAALFRPFPDANYHLLPLEQIRRARVAMRPGDDDRFGSASWYTLVDLQDSDYVILDVAHPVNGRYPLLDAYHETFPEGVRPIAVSFSDFLEKALTSADSYFWLKG
- a CDS encoding SDR family oxidoreductase, whose amino-acid sequence is MFVVTGASGKLGQFVVEGLLKKVPAGQVAVAVRNPDKAKAWAERGVQVRQVDYDRPETLNGAFSKGDTVLLISANEVGKRFPQHSAVIEAAKKAGVRLLAYTSILFADRSSLSLAGEHKATEEAIRASGIPYVFLRNGWYVENYTEHIAPALQYGVVQGSAKEGRVATATRQEYADAAVAVLTGTGHENQVYELAGDSSFSLPEYVAELSRQSGKPVKYVDLPVAEFSAALQAVGVPKPFADTLADADAGLARGELNDTSRTLSRLIGRPTAPFGNAIGAALKQG
- a CDS encoding winged helix-turn-helix transcriptional regulator, which produces MKASKGSALLEKVKQRGDLYAPMCPSRGVLEHVTSQWGVLVLVALKEEGTHRFSELRRKVGGVSEKMLAQTLQALEQDGFVHREAHPVIPPHVDYSLTPLGEEVAVHVEALTSWIEDNLPRVMTARTQAQPRKKAS